In Gossypium hirsutum isolate 1008001.06 chromosome D01, Gossypium_hirsutum_v2.1, whole genome shotgun sequence, the genomic window TGACAATTCTTCAATCATACATCTCATCTAAGATAATTCCATTTGCAAACTTTGATTTCCTCTTCCCTAACTCTAGCATATCCAATTATGGCTTTAATGTGATTTCTAATATATAGCGTAGGATCTTCTAATTAAGCTTTGATGccaaaactaaataaaattgaTGGAACATAATTttagatatatttaattttttacatggtaataatttttacatttatttaaaaCAATGTGTGATAACTGAAATTGATAATAGTTATtcacttaaaatttttacttttttttgcgTCGTTCTAAGTAAAAAATAAGTGTCACCATAGGCCTGTTTTGTTGTAGTTAACATATTTATAACCAAAATTTGTATTTAAAAGTAATATACAATAAAGGATGAAAAGTATGATTTGAACCTAATtaataatacatcaaatatgtacaatattaaaataaaaaaattagattaaattgtaagtaaaaccaaaattttaaacacaaaccatacttaaatatatgcaattaaatctaattttttaatcATAAATCTATGTTCTAAATACATAGTTTCTACATGCATACATTTGTCATAAAGTTTCTAGTAAAATtttggttgagtggtaaatttaagattttaccaATACTATTGGCGTGGGTTCAAATCCATCCAcatgcatattttattattattattttaaaataaaaatattaaaataccttTGAAGAACACGACTTATTTTAATCACGGAaagaaattttcataattttcttaaCTGAGTTGGTGCTGGTTGACTTGTGACACCTGCAATACAATCAGAGGCTTAAATGATAGTATAGTAAACAATTAATGGAGGTAGTAcaatgtgcataataaaattaaaataaaactttggttagatggtaaatttaaagttttaccaATGCTATTAGCATGTATTCAAATTTatagatatgcatatatattaaatataaaggCTAAAATACCtttgaataatataatttattttaattatggaatgacattttcataatttttctaacCGAGTTGGTTCTCGGTTGACTTGTAACACCAACTTAATCagggcttaaataatagtatagatataaatttttagaaaattaaatcaaaataaatggaTGTAATTTCATTAAACctctcaattaaaaattttatttaattaattaacacaatttatttaaaacaatttaattttaagatttaaaattatCCATTATATATGTGTTCCATTTGTACATAAACTTTTGAAGGAGAAAGGTTTCAATCGaatttattatttcatatcaTGCTATAAGATTtagtatgaaataaaataaaaaacaagttgAGTTTATGAAAGTAAAAAGAATGTGTTGCACGGGTCAAAAATCTAGGTATGTCATATGATATTCATGATTTCTCTTCACAATTCTAATCACAACCCTAAACCGTGAATTGAATGTCAAAACCAACCCAATTTCAAGTACGtggtataattttttaattaataattataattatttttaattaatagtaGGACTCAGAATTATAGATTATAGATTATAGATTATAGATTTATTGATAAGTATGTtagtttttacttaaaaaaaaccaaaaaaggaGTTTTGTTTGTAGTTGTACATGTCGTCCCATTTTCAATTGATTACAAATAATGGTTATAAAATCTCCTTCGTAGAATTGAAGGGTTTACCACATATAAAAGATGGTTATGACCTTGTAATCGACGGGTTTATTAACAAATGAAGAATACCAACCAGATTATTCCTCTGAAAAGTTTTGTGAAATTCCCTGAAAAGGTGAGGGAGATTCCTCCTGTGCTGCACTGCAACTTCACCTCCAGCTAAAAAGAATACACCAATGATTAGTCTTTTTCTTCCATACTAACCTTCCTTATCCACCACCCCACCTGAATTCCCTCCCTGGCCTTCACATTCACACCCCCATTTACTATTATATCCCCCATTATATTTACATGTCATAGTAAACTAGATATCATATAAGCGAAGGGAAGATTCCCAAGGTTAGCTACACCCAGCCAGCCAGCCAGCCCCAACAATACAAAAACACAACAGAACACCACCACCCAACAAATCCCCTGCCTTGCCTACTCCATCTATCTTCCATGATTCTCTCCCCCTATTCTAAGTTGTATCAACAATAATCAACTTATGATTtgcattaattattaattattaataacaaCCAATACCAAGTGGCTAGGAAAGTCACCCCTCGTGGTGTAGTTACCAAAAAGTAATGCCCTTCACAAGAGGTTGTATGGCAGACCCCAACCTCCCCATGTTCTCTTCTTCCTCCCGTCCCCACTTTCTCCCCTTTTATATAACCCACCTTTCCCTTCTCTATTCACTCCCTCCCTCCCTTCCCTTCCATCATTACTCTTCTTGTTGCATTGCACCCCTACACTACATTAATTCCGTTTCTCACATCTCACAAAAGAGAACAAAAAGAAATATGTGTACCTCTAAGGCTAAGGTGACCACAGGCACTACTCATGTTGAAATAACACCACCTGCTGTCGCCCGGATCAATGGCCGTCCTGTCCTTCAACCTACTTGTAATCGTGTTCCTAGCCTTGATCGTCGTAATTCCTTGAAAAAAATACCACCCATCTCTCCTCCACCACCTGCATCACTACCATTTACGCCGTCAGCCACCAGTACTACAACTGTTGCCAATGGTAGCAGGGCTAGGGCCTCACTCACACTGCCTTTATCGCCAAGCTCAAAGTTCACCACCAAGCGAGGGAGTGATCCCAATGCGTTGAACTCAAGTTCTGAAAAGGTTGCCATTCCCAGAAACACCACAAAAACCTTGGATAGGAAGAAATCCAAAAGTTTCAAAGAGGGTATGGGGAATAATGGATTATCTTCTTATATTGAGCCATCATTGAGTTACTCTTCTTCTCTGCTGGTTGAGGCTCCAGGAAGCATTGCTGCAGTTAGAAGGGAACAGGTAGCTCTTCAACAAGcacaaagaaagatgaaaattgCACACTATGGAAGATCAAAATCGGCCAAATTTGAATCTAAGGTTGTTCCTCTCGACAATACCAAGCCTGCCGAGGAAAAGAAGAGGTGCAGTTTCATTACGCCCAACTCAGGTACTTGTTATAGTAATTTTTACTTGCAAACTCTGTAAATTTCATAGAAATGAAATGATTTTACATCTAAAGTCATATACAATTCAATCTTAGATCCTATCTATGTGGCTTACCATGACGAAGAATGGGGAGTTCCAATCCATAATGATAGGTAAAAATCTCTTTGTCCATCTCTTCCTATATCTTTAAACGTACCAAAGCCACtaaaatgtttatttaatttttcaataatcttAAACTTGATAATACAGCATGCTCTTCGAGTTGTTGGTTCTAAGTGGTGCTCAAGTAGGCTCGGATTGGACTTCAATCCTGAAGAAACGTCAAGATTTCAGGTGATCACTAATTTCAGTCTTCCCTAATCAATAACAAAGTATTATTATTGTTGTAGTTCCAAGGCTACCAAAATTTTATGTTCACAGGGATGCATTTTCAGGGTTTGATGCAGAAACTGTAGCCAACTTCACTGAAAAACAAATGACCACAATTAGCTCTGAATATGGGATTGACATAAGCAGAGTTCGAGGTGTTGTGGACAACTCCAACCTTCTCGAGGTAATTAATTACTCTTTTCATCAATCTTTCATTTTCAATCAGTTTACGTTATTACTTTCAAAAAGCATATGCTTAGTGCAAAGTTCAAACTCCAAAAATAACTTTCTTGTTTTCGATTTGTGTGTGTGTACATATGTGAGATTGGTTGCtagtttattattaattttacttgtCCTCCTACTTTGTGAAAAGCTGTTCTCAAAGTCTTCTTGAAGCTTGAACTCGATTCATGTACTGACCCCACGTTacccataaaaatataaaaggaaaatgtGAAAATTACTCTTTTTCTTTCCCAAAGTAAAGTAATAAGGGAGCCATGGCCCATGATTACATGGACAGTTTGATGACAGATCAGTACACCTCACATGCATTTTATTTATCCAatacttaataaaaattttggtgtTATGTTATATGAGTGCAGGTTAAGAGGGAGTTTGGATCATTTGACAAATATATATGGGGATTTGTGAATCACAAGCCGATGTCGACGCAATACAAATTCGATCACAAGATCCCAGTTAAGACATCAAAGTCTGAGAGCATAAGCAAGGACATGGTGAGAAGGGGGTTTAGGTTTGTTGGACCAACGGTGGTCCATTCCTTCATGCAAGCCGCTGGTCTAACCAACGACCACCTCATCACATGCCACAGGCACCTTCCTTGCGCCTTGTTAGCCATCCAAAGGCCACCGGTCCACTCACTCCCTGATTTGTAGATGATTATGAATTGACATTTAGACATATCCAGGCAACAATAATGCATTGCATGGGACGACATCAAAGCAGTAGCCCAGATGCATGTACGTAACTAAAACCCAATTTCTAACTAATTAAAACCTTTTTTTCCCcctcttttcctcttcttttgtGTGATTATCATGAATGAtgataataattaaacatatatgtatgtatgtatgtagtaGAAAAGGTTTTTGTGACTTGTGACTCAAGAAACGGTGTGAAGGTTTGGATTTGCTTagctagaaaagaaaagaaaagaaaaagaaaatgaaaaagatgattaGAGATAAGAAAAGATGGATTGATTGGATTAGATAGGTTGTGGGGAGGGAGTGGGGGGCAAAGTGCATGTGCAAGTGCAAGTGCATGTGCAAGTTCAAGTTCAATGCTTAAATGCAAATGCAAATGGGTAGGGTGTGGGTGGGGGTGGGGTGCAGAAGCATGTGTGGGATGTCAGTTGCTTTTGAATACATGTGATACTggcataattatatatattttgcttTCTAAACAGCACAGCCTGTGGTCGACTACTGCTTCCACTGCATCAGATCCTATACCTTGTATTGGACCACCTGCTTTCCCTTTtcatattcattttcattttggggGTTTGAGTTGTAATTaagtttctcttttatttttattgtgcTTTTTCCTAATCTATTGCGTGGAATTTGGCTTTGGGGGGAATATTAATTTCCCGAATGGGTCTTGGTCTTGGATATGGTGTGGATTTTTCCAGTTTTGAGTGATGTTTGTTTGATAATTTTTCATGTGATTTTGCTGTATTTGCTTAGTAAATACACtctatataattataaaaatgttaagtTGAAAAGGTAAGTAGGTTCCCATGCCATTTGGCCACTGTCCTTTTCATACCTTCTCTCTCTCAATTATATATAGTGGAATGCTACGATATTGTTCAAGTCAATGATTAGTCCATGTCATATATGACTccttttttcatcttttaaacaaagagaataaaatataaacaaacaCGATTTACAGTTATATAGACCCATAAtattatagaaaattatttaatattctaTCAATCAACATTTTATACTCTATCAATAACGTCGGTATTTGGTTGAGTGGATGGATTGAtggaaaaaagcaaaaaaaaaaaaagtgataaagaaaataaattttaagcgagagaaaagaagaagaagaagaaggattaTTACTTTATATCTTAATGCATAAGAATTACTCATTTCAAATTGAAAcgataaaagaagagaaaattagaGAATAAtgtatgttagttcaaaattatacattttttttaaatgtttcattttctttcttctcatttTTTAACTCTACCAAGTAATGGATGtaaataataattagattttttttatctttatttttctacccttcaattttccatcttttcaatCATTAGGCAATTTTAAAATATACACTACTATATTATGACATActaagatgaaaaattaaatttataactgTCTCTCGAGTCGATAGACTTTTGAATGTTCAAACTTGGTTATTTGTAGCATGTACGTAGGAGAGTTAAATGCTTGTAATGTAAAGTATGTTCTTGTGTTTTGGCATTGCTGAGCTTGAATACATATGAACATGTGCATATGGTAACTTAAGTAAATGTTGAATGATATTTGCCAATGTGAATGGCAAGCTTAagtaatgaaaaatatatatgttttggtttagGTTGATTTTGCTTATAAACATATATCTATGTTAACTTGATGAAATGATGTTTGGACTATGGTAAAGTTAGGAATATGACATGCATATGGTCTACTTATGTTATGAATTGAATCATGGATAATGTATGAATTATAATGGCTTGTGTCTAATGCTTGTGATGGTGCCTATGAAGGCATATTGGTTAAAATTAGGAAATTGACATGTTTAGGTATGCTTTTGGTGCATTTTGTATAGGTCTAGTGAAAGGTTAAAGGCTTGTTTATGGCACAAGTAGTTTAATCGATTGTGTGACTTGATTTAAAAGGCATATTTTATCACACACGGGctaacacacgaccgtgtgtcacacacggccaagtaACACGACCGTGTGCTCTGTATGATCTTGGTGGTTTTGGTTAAAGACGATCACAGTCTTTCACACGGCTTAGCGACACAACTGTGTGAATGTTTGTAAGATTTTACATTTAGGTCCACACATCCTCAGcctatcacacggcctggccacacgaccgtgtgaccttgTTTTACACTTTTGCCCAATCTTTTctgaaatgttttaaattaatcaCTGTTTGTTTCGAAATTGATtttagagctttcataagctcgaatTAAGTTCAAATTTGTATGCAAGACATGATTTGTTTGGTGAATTGATGATTTaagattttttgaataaaatacttgaattaaattacacgttttgattcttttatttactAGTATCCCATAACTCAATTTCGACGACGGAGACAAAGatgggtaagggttgttacatttagtggtatcagagctatgatttagttgatTTTAGGACTGAATGTAACATGTATTGAGTTTAGAGAATACATGCCACAATAACATGTATCTCATATACCTAGAAGTGAGGACCGTGATGCCtttttccagatgatgaatgaatggtttgccccACAACCTCCGCCCCCTCTTGTGCCTCCCCTAACACCCTTTTGTCCTCAAAGCTCAAATCAGGTAACTATTAATCGACCCACTATAGATAAGATTCATAAATACAGAGCAGAAGAATTCCAAGGGTTGTATAATGATGATCCTGCGAAAATCGAATATTGTTTAGAAAATACTCAACAGGTTTTTGATGAGCTAGCTTGTTCCCCTGATAATAGTTTGAAATGTGTCATAtctttgttaaaagaaaaagtatatcagtggCAGATTACTCTGACGTTAGTAGTTCCGAAAGATTGAGTAACATGAGATTTCTTCTAGacttaattgaaaaagaaatatatcagtaaGATGTATTTGGAGAggaagaaatgaaaatttatggacttgaaatAGGGAAATAAGTTTGTTGTGGAATACAAATGTGAATTCGTCAGTCtgagtaagtatgctcgagagcaGATATCTTCAGAAGCAGAGTTGTGTACTCGTTTTGAGTGgggtttaaatgaaaatatttgagCGATGGTGGGTGCactggaaataaaagaatttgtggtatagTTTGAGCTTGTCTAGAAAATGGAAGAAATTTGGATCAAGAAGAAACGTGCTAAAGCTAAAAGTGAAAGCACAGGCAAGAGAAATGTGAACAGAACTTTTTCAGCTCCTCCATAAAAAAGGACGAAAGATTTTAGAAGTCAGTCTATTTCCATTGTCGGAAGCCCTAGAAAAAGTATACCCAAATAGAATTACTCGAAGAATCAAGCTGCATCAATAGTAAGTGCGATAGTGTTCGGAAAATAGACACACCAGTTTACGAGTATTGTGGCAAGAATTATTTTGGTGTATGTAGACTGAAAAAAGGATCCTGTTTCTGATGTGGTTCATTTAAGCAGTTTATGAGAGATTGTGTGAATAAAGCCCAGTCAGGTTTAGAATAGATTGCCAGACTAGTGATTGTTTCTCAGAGGGACAAGAAATCAAGACTTGGGAACACATTTGGAGTTAGCCGTAGTGAGGCAGGTGATACAACTATTAGGTCTAAAAGTCGAATGCCAACTAGAGCCTATGTGATTCATGTTAGAGAAGAAACATCGACACCGAATGTTACTgctagtacattttctctttttgaGGTTACTGTTTATGCATTGATTAACCCTGGGGCAACATATTCTTATATATACACTACTTTATTAACATAAAAGAATTTACCAGTAGAGTTGACTGAATTTGATTTTAGGGTGTCAAATCTGATAGCTTAGAGTGTGATTGTTAataaagtttgaaagaattgtcTATTAAAAATTTAGGGTTACGAATTTCCTGCTGACCTGATGTTATTGTCgttcaatgaatttgatgttattttgggtatggatttaCAAACAGTTCATGATGCAGTTGTCAGTTGCAAATAGAAACGAATTGTTTTGAAGCGCCAAAGAAAAGAATTGATTAGTGTCGAAACTGATAGATTTGATTGGTTTACTAGCATTGTATCGGTTTTTATTACTCAAAAGTTGATCAGGAAAGGTGCTGAAGCTTATTTCACATATATCTTAGATACACGAACATCCAAATCGAAGATAGATCAAGTTCCAACAGTGCGAGAATTAATTGATGTTTTTCTAGAATAATTACCTAGTTTGTCGCTTAAAAAAGAggttgagtttgtgattgattTAGTACCAAATATTGCTCTGATACCTATTACACCGTAAAGAATGGCGCCTACAGaactaaaagagttgaaagcacagttacaaTAATTAATAGACCGTGGATTTATTCGACCGAGTGTATCATTGTGGGGTGCTCTAGtacaatttgtgaaaaaaaagatggAACTTTGAGATTATGTATCAATTACAAgcaattgaataaagtgactaaagaataaatatctgttggCTCGAATTGACGACctatttgatgaattgaaaatgcctatcatgttttcaaaaattgatctgcGATCGGgatattatcaattgcgagtcaAAGAGTCAGATGCATCGAAAACAtcattcagaactcggtatggacATTATAAATTCCTTGTTGTGTCATTCAGTTTGAATAATACTCCtgttgtatttatggatttaatgaataaagtgTTTCAGTCCTATCTTGACAGGTTCGTGGTTATGttaattgatgatattttaatttactccaaaaATGAGGCCAAGCATGATCAACATTTGAGAGTTGTATTACAAACTTTGCGGGAGAAGCAActttatgctaaatttagtaaatgtgactTTCGACTActtgaagttggatttttggggcatgtgATCTTTACGGACGTTATTCAGGTTGATCTAAACAAAATTTCTGTGATTATGAATTGGAAACCTCCACAAAATGTTACTGAGGTATGTAGTTTTATAGGTTTGGCAGGTTATTATTAACATTTCATGAAAGGTTTTTCGATAATTGCTTTGTCGTTGACAAAGCTACTAAAGACTAAAAagtgtcaaaaaagttttgattagttgaaaaagatgttgactgaagctccaatgttGACTCAACCTAAATCTGAAAAATAATTTGTAGTTTACAATGATGCTTTATTAAACAGATTAGGTTGTTTACTTATGCAGGATGGCAaaatgatagcttatgcctctcgCCAGTTGAAATCACACGAAAGAAATTATCCGATGCATGACCTTGAGTTAATTGCAGTCGTTTTTACTTTAAATATTTGGCAACACTACCTATACggtaaaaaatttcatattacaCTAATCACGAAAAGCTTGAAATACTTAATGACCTAGAAAGATTTAAATCTGAGACAACAtagatggctcgagttgttgaaaaaCTACGACTTGATCCTCGACTATCATCCAGGTATAGCGAACGTTGTTGCAAATGCTTTGAGCTGGAAATTTTTATTTGCCTTGAAAGTGTTGAATACTTGATTGACTTTGGAATGCGATGGTTTTATTTTGGCTGAATTAAGAGTTAGATTGACTTTTCTTTAGCAAATTTgtgaattgcaaaaaaaaaaaagattatgatTTGCAATTGAAGTTAGAATTGATTGAAAATGGTTAGATTACTAAGTTCAGTATCGATGACAATAGTAGTTTGCATTTTAGAGGTCATTTGTGTGTGCCAATTGATGCAACATTGAAGCGAGATATTTTGTGTAAAGCTCACAACAATGTTTATTCGATTCATTTTAGtactatgaaaatgtataatgatttgaaacagatgt contains:
- the LOC107922225 gene encoding probable GMP synthase [glutamine-hydrolyzing], translating into MCTSKAKVTTGTTHVEITPPAVARINGRPVLQPTCNRVPSLDRRNSLKKIPPISPPPPASLPFTPSATSTTTVANGSRARASLTLPLSPSSKFTTKRGSDPNALNSSSEKVAIPRNTTKTLDRKKSKSFKEGMGNNGLSSYIEPSLSYSSSLLVEAPGSIAAVRREQVALQQAQRKMKIAHYGRSKSAKFESKVVPLDNTKPAEEKKRCSFITPNSDPIYVAYHDEEWGVPIHNDSMLFELLVLSGAQVGSDWTSILKKRQDFRDAFSGFDAETVANFTEKQMTTISSEYGIDISRVRGVVDNSNLLEVKREFGSFDKYIWGFVNHKPMSTQYKFDHKIPVKTSKSESISKDMVRRGFRFVGPTVVHSFMQAAGLTNDHLITCHRHLPCALLAIQRPPVHSLPDL